A region from the Hypericibacter adhaerens genome encodes:
- a CDS encoding glycosyltransferase family 39 protein, whose protein sequence is MTTEPPSERSGLHLPLRRWPLHLSIKFLPTAIGPTAIWLVLVVSTLAARPPLASLDSLVLAQAWWQWSGNNADLIEAFARHPPLLAWLIQAGWWLFGTSELWARLVGPLFALGTILTAGPVARLLWPRRPQTLATAPIVLVGFGGFAGSLALTLPDLALAAFLLGAIAGLGLVLHRQPLFGWAVYGTALGLAILARGGAGLLYILPLILVLPWLDPVQRPRPLPWLAGVAGALALAALMQLPWLLRLPDPLAALLADPSRYPGAPLRPPERPFYWLLLLAPALLHPWAWWKPIWRAMRNQTRMPIDDGLRLILVAVGAALLASFLTEGRSSYGLVPALAPLALLAARLLTVQANKPTDYHAALPTAPILLAGLLFFLLNIVPVAHLDAVWRQFVSPTGLPIWLGGTGLISGLVLLGGAYLVGQAAPRALQARMMQLALLPTLVVVSFNIEFAQSLRPFFDITPLAEQIYELQQSGRGVALLGRYRGEYDFLGRLDQPVTVFASAGAALGWAAQNPDGVVLSYFQGGVLRLPLRPLMLGAAGDNWAAFWPASDVVATNGAVLAQRF, encoded by the coding sequence ATGACCACCGAGCCGCCCTCGGAACGGTCGGGCCTGCATCTGCCGCTTCGGCGCTGGCCGCTGCATCTCTCGATCAAGTTCCTGCCGACCGCGATCGGTCCGACCGCCATCTGGCTGGTGCTGGTGGTGAGCACGCTCGCGGCGCGGCCGCCCTTGGCGAGCCTCGACAGCCTGGTGCTGGCCCAGGCCTGGTGGCAATGGTCCGGGAACAATGCCGACCTGATCGAGGCTTTCGCGCGCCACCCGCCGCTGCTGGCCTGGCTGATCCAGGCCGGCTGGTGGCTGTTCGGCACCAGCGAGCTCTGGGCGCGGCTGGTGGGGCCTCTCTTCGCGCTCGGCACCATCCTCACGGCGGGGCCGGTCGCCCGCCTGCTCTGGCCGCGCCGGCCGCAGACCCTCGCCACGGCGCCCATCGTTCTGGTGGGCTTCGGCGGCTTTGCCGGCTCGCTCGCCCTCACCTTGCCCGACCTGGCCCTCGCGGCCTTCCTCTTGGGCGCCATCGCCGGTCTCGGGCTGGTGCTGCACCGCCAGCCGCTGTTCGGCTGGGCCGTCTATGGCACGGCCCTGGGCCTGGCGATCCTGGCCCGCGGCGGGGCCGGCCTGCTCTATATCCTGCCCCTGATCCTGGTGCTGCCCTGGCTCGATCCCGTGCAACGCCCGCGCCCCCTGCCCTGGCTGGCTGGCGTGGCCGGCGCGCTGGCGCTGGCGGCGCTCATGCAGCTTCCCTGGCTGCTGCGCCTTCCCGACCCGCTGGCGGCCCTCCTCGCCGATCCCTCCCGCTATCCCGGCGCGCCGCTGCGCCCGCCCGAGCGCCCGTTCTACTGGCTGCTGCTGCTGGCGCCCGCCCTTCTGCATCCCTGGGCCTGGTGGAAGCCGATCTGGCGCGCCATGCGCAACCAGACCCGGATGCCGATCGATGACGGGCTGCGCCTGATCCTGGTCGCAGTGGGGGCCGCCCTTCTCGCAAGCTTCCTGACCGAGGGCCGCTCCTCCTACGGGCTGGTGCCGGCGCTGGCACCCCTGGCGCTCCTGGCGGCAAGGCTGCTGACGGTGCAGGCCAACAAGCCGACGGACTATCACGCGGCCCTGCCGACGGCCCCGATCCTGCTGGCGGGGCTTCTGTTCTTCCTGCTCAACATCGTGCCGGTCGCCCATCTCGACGCGGTCTGGCGCCAGTTCGTGAGCCCGACCGGCCTGCCGATCTGGCTCGGCGGCACCGGCCTGATCTCAGGCCTCGTGCTGCTGGGCGGTGCCTATCTGGTCGGCCAGGCAGCGCCGCGGGCACTCCAGGCCCGCATGATGCAGCTCGCGCTCCTGCCCACGCTCGTGGTGGTGAGCTTCAACATCGAGTTCGCCCAGTCCCTGCGGCCCTTCTTCGACATCACGCCGCTGGCCGAGCAGATCTACGAGCTCCAACAATCGGGACGGGGCGTGGCCCTGCTCGGGCGCTATCGCGGCGAGTACGATTTCCTCGGCCGGCTCGACCAGCCGGTCACGGTGTTCGCCAGCGCCGGCGCGGCGCTCGGCTGGGCGGCGCAGAATCCCGACGGCGTGGTGCTGTCCTATTTCCAGGGCGGGGTGCTGCGCCTGCCGCTGCGCCCGCTCATGCTGGGGGCGGCCGGCGACAATTGGGCCGCCTTCTGGCCGGCGAGCGACGTGGTCGCCACGAACGGCGCGGTGCTGGCGCAGCGGTTTTGA
- a CDS encoding MarR family transcriptional regulator: MALGRNEALALWRRLLLTGMGPPTGELTQRQLALLATLYIAEGPHTVRGLAAGLGMSKPAVCRALDRLERLGFARRKEDEADRRNVLVQRTVKGAVFMSDLGDAIERTLEEPEAGDAVGKTVPGRE; this comes from the coding sequence ATGGCGCTGGGGCGCAACGAGGCCCTGGCCTTGTGGCGTCGCCTGCTGCTGACGGGGATGGGCCCGCCGACGGGCGAGCTGACACAACGCCAGCTGGCATTGCTGGCGACGCTCTATATCGCGGAGGGACCGCACACGGTGCGGGGACTGGCGGCGGGGCTCGGCATGTCGAAGCCCGCGGTCTGCCGCGCTCTCGACCGGCTCGAGCGGCTGGGCTTCGCGCGGCGCAAGGAGGACGAGGCCGACCGGCGCAATGTGCTGGTGCAGCGCACGGTCAAGGGCGCCGTCTTCATGAGCGACCTGGGCGACGCGATCGAGCGCACGCTGGAGGAGCCGGAGGCGGGTGATGCTGTCGGAAAGACGGTCCCCGGGCGCGAGTAA
- the ispH gene encoding 4-hydroxy-3-methylbut-2-enyl diphosphate reductase → MRVILAQPRGFCAGVERAVEIVELAIRKYGPPVYVRHEIVHNKRVVEKLRSIGARFVDELDEIPDGAITVFSAHGVAQKVADDAGLRDLPVIDATCPLVAKVHREGQRYAEQGYDVILIGHEGHPEVEGTRGRIPGGVHLVSSVDDVDRLRVRDPAKVSYITQTTLSVDDTRVIIDKLKQRFPQVAGPDVRDICYATQNRQQAVHLLAQHVGVILVVGSPNSSNSNRLREIAAEMGIASYLIDTADDINPAWFANVDAVGVTAGASAPEELVQEVLNRLGQITPVEIENLEGVEENVRFKLPEMLWDVAGSPYGRMGRPQPRESERNSAPTPAE, encoded by the coding sequence ATGCGCGTGATTCTGGCCCAGCCCCGCGGCTTTTGCGCCGGCGTCGAGCGCGCCGTGGAGATCGTCGAGCTGGCGATCCGCAAATATGGGCCGCCCGTCTATGTGCGCCATGAGATCGTCCACAACAAACGGGTCGTGGAGAAGCTGCGCTCGATCGGCGCGCGTTTCGTCGACGAGCTCGACGAGATTCCCGACGGCGCGATCACGGTGTTCTCGGCCCACGGTGTGGCGCAGAAGGTCGCCGACGATGCGGGCCTGCGCGATCTGCCGGTGATCGACGCCACCTGCCCGCTGGTCGCCAAGGTGCATCGCGAAGGCCAGCGCTATGCCGAGCAGGGCTATGACGTGATCCTGATCGGCCATGAGGGCCATCCCGAGGTCGAAGGCACGCGCGGACGCATCCCGGGCGGCGTGCATCTGGTCTCCTCCGTCGACGATGTCGACCGGCTGCGGGTGCGCGACCCGGCCAAGGTTTCCTACATCACCCAGACGACGCTGTCGGTCGACGATACCCGCGTCATCATCGACAAGCTGAAGCAGCGCTTTCCGCAGGTCGCCGGCCCCGACGTGCGCGACATCTGCTACGCGACGCAGAACCGCCAGCAGGCGGTGCATCTCCTGGCCCAGCATGTGGGCGTGATCCTGGTGGTGGGCTCGCCCAACAGCTCGAACTCCAACCGGCTGCGCGAGATCGCGGCCGAAATGGGCATCGCCAGCTACCTGATCGACACGGCCGACGACATCAACCCGGCCTGGTTCGCCAACGTGGACGCCGTCGGCGTCACCGCCGGCGCCTCGGCGCCGGAAGAGCTGGTGCAGGAGGTGCTCAACCGCCTGGGCCAGATCACGCCGGTCGAGATCGAGAATCTCGAGGGCGTCGAGGAGAACGTTCGCTTCAAGCTGCCCGAGATGCTGTGGGACGTCGCCGGTTCGCCCTACGGGCGGATGGGCCGGCCGCAGCCCCGCGAAAGCGAGCGCAACAGCGCCCCAACC
- a CDS encoding ABC transporter substrate-binding protein: MTAHPRRFLPVFSIGLALAIVLALAGPARAVATPAGDVIGKLNGAFLQVMQNAATLGYEGRYKQLEPVVADAFDFTLMSRVAMGGQWQNLTDAQKQTLVDTFRRYSTATYAARLDGFKDQRFEILGEEQKAQNTVLVKNQIASASGDPIRIDYLLRPDQGQLKIIDVYLKGSISQLSVYRSEFIDVMGSRGFDGLIQTLDQRIADMSKGEAPAAQ, translated from the coding sequence ATGACAGCCCATCCCCGCCGTTTCCTTCCCGTTTTCAGCATCGGCCTCGCGCTGGCCATCGTCCTGGCGCTGGCAGGCCCGGCCCGGGCGGTTGCGACGCCCGCGGGCGACGTGATCGGGAAGCTGAACGGCGCCTTCCTGCAGGTCATGCAGAACGCCGCCACGCTGGGCTATGAGGGCCGCTACAAGCAGCTCGAGCCGGTCGTGGCCGATGCCTTCGATTTCACGCTGATGTCGCGGGTCGCCATGGGCGGCCAGTGGCAGAACCTGACCGACGCGCAGAAGCAGACGCTGGTCGACACCTTCCGGCGCTATTCGACCGCGACCTATGCCGCCCGCCTCGACGGCTTCAAGGATCAGCGCTTCGAAATCCTGGGCGAGGAGCAGAAGGCCCAGAACACGGTGCTGGTGAAGAATCAGATCGCCAGCGCCAGCGGCGATCCGATCCGCATCGACTATCTGCTGCGCCCCGACCAGGGCCAGCTCAAGATCATCGATGTCTATCTCAAGGGCTCGATCAGCCAGCTCTCGGTCTATCGCTCGGAGTTCATCGACGTGATGGGCTCGAGGGGCTTCGATGGCCTGATCCAGACGCTCGACCAGCGCATCGCCGACATGTCGAAGGGCGAGGCCCCCGCGGCGCAGTAA
- a CDS encoding ABC transporter ATP-binding protein encodes MSAADPTSGPATGPLLQVKDLSTHFGEGARLVKAVDHASFTIDRGRTLALVGESGSGKSVTALSIMRLLPYPVARHPSGSILFKGQELIGAPESAMRALRGNQISMIFQEPMTSLNPLHTIEKQVNEVLLVHKGLAPAAARARTLELLRLVRLPNPETRLNAYPHELSGGQRQRVMIAMALANEPDLLIADEPTTALDVTIQAQILKLLKELQAKLGMALLLITHDLSIVRKVADDVCIMTQGQIVEQGPVATVFKAPQHAYTRKLLAAEPKRKSAIRPAEGAPLVTGSDIKVWFPIRQGLLRRTVDYIKAIDGVSLALHEGRTVGVVGESGSGKTTLGLALLRLIKSEGPIAFLGKRIDGLSGGALRPLRQEMQVVFQDPYGSLSPRLSIGEIVAEGLTVHRLAKSEEEANARIVEALQEVGLDPESRFRYPHEFSGGQRQRIAIARAMVLKPRFVVLDEPTSALDMSVQAQIVDLLAELQRRHRLAYLFISHDLRVVRALADEIMVLKDGKVVEHGAADQVLTSPREDYTKALMAAAFELETAQPGVVKQ; translated from the coding sequence ATGAGCGCAGCCGATCCCACATCCGGCCCGGCCACCGGACCCTTGCTGCAGGTCAAGGATCTCTCGACCCATTTCGGCGAGGGCGCGCGGCTGGTGAAGGCGGTCGATCACGCCAGCTTCACCATCGATCGCGGCCGCACCCTGGCGCTGGTGGGCGAGAGCGGCTCGGGCAAATCGGTGACGGCGCTCTCGATCATGCGCCTCCTGCCCTACCCCGTGGCGCGCCACCCTTCGGGCAGCATCCTCTTCAAGGGCCAGGAGCTGATCGGCGCGCCGGAATCCGCGATGCGAGCCTTACGCGGCAACCAGATCTCGATGATCTTCCAGGAGCCGATGACCTCGCTCAACCCGCTCCACACCATCGAGAAGCAGGTCAACGAGGTGCTGCTGGTCCATAAGGGCCTGGCACCCGCGGCCGCGCGGGCACGCACGCTCGAGCTCCTGCGCCTGGTGCGCCTGCCCAACCCCGAGACGCGGCTCAACGCCTATCCGCACGAGCTCTCGGGCGGCCAGCGCCAGCGCGTCATGATCGCGATGGCGCTCGCCAACGAGCCCGACCTCCTGATCGCCGACGAGCCGACGACGGCGCTCGACGTCACGATCCAGGCGCAGATCCTGAAGCTCCTGAAGGAGCTGCAGGCCAAGCTCGGCATGGCGCTGCTGCTGATCACCCACGATCTCAGCATCGTGCGCAAGGTGGCCGACGATGTCTGCATCATGACGCAGGGGCAGATCGTCGAGCAGGGCCCGGTCGCGACCGTCTTCAAGGCGCCGCAGCACGCCTATACCCGCAAGCTGCTGGCGGCCGAGCCCAAGCGCAAATCCGCGATCCGACCGGCCGAGGGCGCGCCGCTGGTGACGGGATCGGACATCAAGGTCTGGTTCCCGATCAGGCAGGGCCTGCTGCGCCGGACCGTCGATTACATCAAGGCGATCGACGGGGTGAGCCTCGCGCTGCATGAGGGCCGCACGGTCGGCGTGGTGGGCGAGAGCGGCTCGGGCAAGACGACGCTGGGGCTGGCGCTGCTGCGGCTCATCAAGAGCGAAGGCCCCATCGCCTTCCTGGGCAAGCGCATCGACGGGCTCTCCGGCGGCGCCCTGCGGCCGTTGCGCCAGGAGATGCAGGTGGTGTTTCAGGACCCCTACGGCTCGCTCTCGCCGCGCCTCTCGATCGGCGAGATCGTGGCCGAGGGCCTCACGGTGCATCGCCTCGCCAAGAGCGAGGAGGAAGCCAATGCCCGCATCGTCGAGGCGCTCCAGGAGGTGGGGCTCGATCCCGAGAGCCGCTTCCGCTATCCGCACGAGTTCTCGGGCGGCCAGCGCCAGCGCATCGCGATCGCGCGCGCCATGGTGCTGAAGCCGCGCTTCGTCGTGCTGGACGAGCCGACCTCGGCGCTCGACATGTCGGTCCAGGCGCAGATCGTCGACCTCCTGGCCGAGCTGCAGCGCCGGCACCGCCTCGCCTATCTCTTCATCAGCCACGACCTGCGCGTGGTGCGGGCGCTCGCCGACGAGATCATGGTGCTCAAGGACGGCAAGGTGGTCGAGCACGGCGCCGCCGACCAGGTGCTGACCAGCCCGCGCGAGGACTATACCAAGGCCCTGATGGCCGCCGCCTTCGAGCTCGAGACGGCGCAGCCGGGCGTGGTGAAGCAGTGA
- a CDS encoding ABC transporter permease, producing the protein MSAAEGTTAPPPAAAPGSALARSYADRFLGFRITPLTRRRLRNFRANKRGFWSLWIFLVLFGLSLGAELIANDRPIVVYHDGHLFFPVFANYPETAYGGVFETNTVYTDPFVKKLLSDKGWAVWPLIPYSYDTVIYDLPDPAPTPPSLQQWLGTDDQARDVVARVIYGFRISVAFGLILTFFSTIIGVIAGAVQGYFGGLLDITFQRVIEIWSGLPTLYMLIILASVITPNFWWLLGLLLLFSWTWPVAVVRAEFLRARNFEYVRAAHALGVRDRTIMFRHLLPNAMVAMLTFLPFTLGGSVTVLTSLDFLGFGLPAGSASLGELLNQGKANLQAPWLGFTGFFIIAFVLTLLVFIGEAVRDAFDPRKTLV; encoded by the coding sequence ATGAGCGCCGCCGAGGGAACGACCGCGCCGCCCCCGGCTGCTGCTCCCGGCTCGGCCCTGGCCCGCAGCTATGCCGACCGGTTCCTGGGCTTCCGCATCACGCCTTTGACGCGCCGGCGCCTGCGGAACTTCCGTGCCAACAAGCGCGGCTTCTGGTCGCTCTGGATCTTCCTGGTTCTCTTCGGCCTCAGCCTGGGGGCCGAGCTGATCGCGAACGACCGGCCGATCGTCGTCTATCACGACGGTCACCTGTTCTTCCCCGTCTTCGCCAACTATCCGGAGACGGCCTATGGCGGCGTGTTCGAGACCAACACGGTCTATACCGATCCCTTCGTGAAGAAGCTGCTCTCGGACAAGGGCTGGGCGGTCTGGCCGCTCATTCCCTATTCCTACGACACGGTGATCTACGACCTGCCGGATCCCGCACCGACGCCGCCTTCCTTGCAGCAATGGCTCGGCACCGACGACCAGGCCCGCGATGTCGTGGCCCGCGTGATCTACGGTTTCCGCATCTCGGTCGCCTTCGGCCTGATCCTGACCTTCTTCAGCACCATCATCGGCGTGATCGCGGGCGCGGTGCAGGGCTATTTCGGCGGCCTGCTCGACATCACCTTCCAGCGCGTGATCGAGATCTGGAGCGGCCTGCCGACGCTCTACATGCTGATCATCCTGGCCAGCGTCATCACGCCGAACTTCTGGTGGCTCCTGGGGCTGCTGCTGCTCTTCAGCTGGACCTGGCCCGTCGCCGTGGTGCGGGCGGAATTCCTGCGCGCGCGCAACTTCGAATATGTGCGCGCCGCCCATGCGCTCGGCGTGCGCGACCGGACCATCATGTTCCGCCATCTTTTGCCCAACGCGATGGTGGCGATGCTGACCTTCCTGCCCTTCACGCTCGGCGGCTCGGTCACGGTGCTGACTTCGCTGGACTTCCTGGGGTTCGGCCTGCCGGCGGGCTCCGCCTCCCTGGGCGAGCTCCTCAACCAGGGCAAGGCCAATCTTCAGGCGCCCTGGCTGGGATTCACCGGCTTCTTCATCATCGCCTTCGTGCTGACGCTGCTGGTCTTCATCGGCGAGGCGGTGCGCGATGCCTTCGATCCGCGCAAGACCCTCGTATGA
- a CDS encoding microcin C ABC transporter permease YejB: MFAYIVRRLLLIIPTLFGIMVINFAIVQVAPGGPVEQTIAELEGRGISATARISSGGGETVGGGGSENSHYRGARGLDPEFVKEIEKLYGFDKPPVERFIDMMKHYVRFDFGDSFFKGRPVVDLVIEKFPVSISLGLWTTLLMYLISIPLGIKKAVKDGSRFDIWTSVVIITGNAIPSFLFAVLLIVLFAGGSFVQWFPLRGLVSDNWTDLAWPQRILDYFWHLALPLAALLVGSFASLTMLTKNSFLEQINQQYVITARAKGLTERRVLYGHVFRNAMLIVIAGFPSAFIGILFTSSLLIEIIFSLDGLGQLGYEAVINRDYPIVFATTYFFTLLGLVMNLVGDITYTLVDPRIDFESRRV; the protein is encoded by the coding sequence ATGTTCGCCTATATCGTCCGCCGCCTGCTGCTGATCATCCCGACCCTGTTCGGGATCATGGTCATCAATTTCGCCATCGTGCAGGTGGCGCCGGGCGGGCCCGTGGAGCAGACCATCGCCGAGCTCGAGGGACGGGGCATCTCCGCGACCGCGCGCATCAGCAGCGGCGGCGGCGAGACCGTCGGCGGCGGCGGGAGCGAGAACAGCCATTATCGCGGTGCGCGCGGCCTCGATCCCGAGTTCGTGAAGGAGATCGAGAAGCTCTACGGCTTCGACAAGCCGCCCGTCGAGCGCTTCATCGACATGATGAAGCATTATGTGCGGTTCGATTTCGGCGACAGCTTCTTCAAGGGCCGGCCCGTGGTCGATCTCGTGATCGAGAAGTTCCCCGTCTCGATCTCGCTCGGTCTCTGGACCACGCTGCTCATGTATCTCATCTCCATCCCGCTCGGCATCAAGAAGGCCGTAAAGGACGGATCGCGTTTCGACATCTGGACCAGCGTCGTCATCATCACCGGCAATGCCATCCCCTCCTTCCTGTTCGCGGTGCTGCTGATCGTGCTCTTCGCTGGCGGCAGCTTCGTCCAATGGTTTCCCCTGCGGGGCCTGGTCTCCGACAACTGGACCGACCTCGCCTGGCCGCAACGGATCCTGGATTATTTCTGGCATCTGGCGCTACCCCTGGCGGCGCTCCTGGTCGGCAGCTTCGCCAGCCTGACCATGCTGACCAAGAACTCCTTCCTCGAGCAGATCAACCAGCAATATGTGATCACCGCGCGGGCCAAGGGCCTGACCGAGCGGCGCGTGCTCTATGGCCATGTGTTCCGCAACGCGATGCTGATCGTGATCGCGGGCTTCCCCTCCGCCTTCATCGGGATCCTATTCACCTCCTCGCTCCTGATCGAGATCATCTTCTCGCTCGACGGTCTGGGGCAGCTCGGCTACGAGGCCGTCATCAACCGCGACTATCCGATCGTGTTCGCCACCACCTACTTCTTCACCCTGCTGGGGCTGGTGATGAATCTCGTGGGCGACATCACCTACACGCTGGTCGATCCCCGCATCGATTTCGAGAGCCGCCGCGTATGA
- a CDS encoding 2-hydroxyacid dehydrogenase, which produces MVILFNSPNDDAGEFEAWRLPLKAADSAIDLRFWPDVGRVEDIEYALVWLPKPGDMQRYPNLKVIFNLGAGVDKLLADKTLPFHVPIVRLVDPGLTAGMTEYVLLHTLRHHRGQHVLDQQQKQRVWRQKLFPLAKDRKVGILGLGVLGADAAAKLSALDFDVAGWSRQPKSLPGVKSYHGEEGLKAFLARTEILVCLLPLTPETRGILDAKLLAQLPKGACLINAGRGGHLVDADLIAALDSGHIAHATLDVFHQEPLPADHPFWVHPQVTVTPHVASLTQPETAIPVVLEGIKLHKAGRPIPNTVDLKKGY; this is translated from the coding sequence ATGGTCATTCTCTTCAACAGCCCCAACGACGATGCCGGCGAGTTCGAGGCCTGGCGCCTGCCGCTGAAGGCGGCGGATTCCGCGATCGATCTGCGCTTCTGGCCGGATGTGGGGCGGGTGGAGGATATCGAGTATGCGCTGGTCTGGCTGCCGAAGCCCGGCGACATGCAGCGCTATCCCAACCTCAAGGTGATCTTCAATCTGGGGGCGGGCGTCGACAAGCTCCTGGCCGACAAGACCCTGCCCTTCCACGTTCCGATCGTGCGGCTGGTCGATCCGGGCCTCACCGCCGGCATGACGGAATACGTGCTGCTCCACACGCTGCGCCATCATCGCGGCCAGCATGTGCTCGACCAGCAACAGAAACAGCGCGTCTGGCGCCAGAAGCTGTTCCCGCTCGCCAAGGACCGCAAGGTCGGGATCCTGGGGCTGGGCGTGCTGGGCGCCGACGCGGCGGCCAAGCTGTCGGCACTCGATTTCGACGTGGCCGGCTGGAGCCGCCAGCCGAAATCGCTGCCGGGCGTGAAGAGCTATCATGGCGAGGAGGGGCTGAAGGCCTTCCTCGCGCGCACCGAGATCCTGGTCTGCCTGCTGCCGCTGACGCCCGAGACGCGCGGCATCCTCGATGCGAAGCTCCTGGCGCAGCTCCCCAAAGGCGCCTGCCTCATCAATGCGGGGCGCGGCGGCCATCTGGTCGATGCCGACCTGATCGCGGCGCTCGACAGCGGCCATATCGCCCATGCGACGCTCGACGTCTTCCACCAGGAGCCGCTGCCGGCGGACCATCCCTTCTGGGTCCATCCGCAGGTCACGGTGACGCCGCACGTGGCGAGCCTGACCCAGCCCGAGACCGCGATCCCGGTGGTGCTCGAGGGCATCAAGCTCCACAAGGCGGGCCGGCCCATCCCCAACACGGTCGATCTGAAAAAGGGCTACTAG
- a CDS encoding leucyl aminopeptidase family protein yields MAEISALTDRAAGKPAIIHPVARSQYRNWLKGQNGTLRKWIEATDFKAEPSRHLLLPARDGGIGSVLLILDDGLDLWSWGALPLSIPEGRYRIEAPLTPLQASAAALAWALGAYSFDRYRKPKREPAKLVWPKNANRAKVESMAGAIYWVRDMINTPADDMGPAELAAEAEKLAKAHGAKFNVIVGDALLKADYPSVHAVGRASSRAPRLVDIRWGAKGPKIALVGKGVCFDSGGLDLKPASGMLQMKKDMGGAAHVLGLARMIMETELPVQLRVLVPAVENAVSGNAFHPLDILKTRKGISVEVGNTDAEGRLILSDALTEADRDDPALIVDFATLTGAARVALGPELPALFSNHDETADALLKLAVENQEPFWRLPLHRPYRRMLDSKIADINNVGDGGFAGAITAALFLAEFVRPTTPWVHFDIMAANSRNRPGRPEGADAMGLRAVYAHIAHLAAGSGNAKGEAPASALTSAVPTPARKPAAAKRRAPARRRARR; encoded by the coding sequence ATGGCCGAGATTTCTGCGCTCACCGACCGCGCCGCGGGTAAGCCCGCGATCATTCATCCCGTGGCACGGTCGCAATACCGCAACTGGCTCAAGGGCCAGAACGGGACCTTGCGCAAATGGATCGAGGCGACCGACTTCAAGGCCGAGCCGTCGCGCCATCTGCTGCTGCCGGCGCGCGACGGCGGCATCGGCTCGGTTCTCCTGATCCTCGATGACGGGCTCGATCTCTGGTCCTGGGGCGCCTTGCCGCTGAGCATTCCCGAGGGGCGCTATCGCATCGAGGCGCCGCTGACGCCGTTGCAGGCCAGCGCCGCCGCGCTCGCCTGGGCGCTCGGCGCCTATTCCTTCGATCGCTATCGCAAGCCCAAGCGCGAGCCGGCGAAGCTGGTCTGGCCGAAGAACGCGAACCGCGCCAAGGTCGAGAGCATGGCGGGCGCCATCTACTGGGTGCGCGACATGATCAACACGCCGGCCGACGATATGGGACCGGCGGAGCTCGCGGCCGAGGCGGAGAAACTGGCCAAGGCCCACGGCGCGAAGTTCAACGTGATCGTCGGCGATGCGCTGCTGAAGGCCGATTACCCGTCCGTGCATGCGGTCGGCCGCGCCTCCTCGCGGGCGCCGCGCCTGGTCGACATCAGATGGGGCGCGAAGGGCCCGAAGATCGCGCTGGTGGGCAAGGGAGTCTGCTTCGATTCCGGCGGCCTCGATCTCAAGCCCGCCTCGGGCATGCTGCAGATGAAGAAGGATATGGGCGGCGCCGCCCATGTGCTGGGGCTGGCGCGCATGATCATGGAGACGGAGCTGCCGGTGCAGCTCCGGGTGCTGGTGCCGGCGGTCGAGAACGCGGTGTCGGGCAACGCCTTCCATCCGCTCGACATCCTCAAGACCCGGAAAGGCATCTCGGTCGAGGTCGGGAACACCGACGCCGAAGGCCGGCTCATCCTCTCCGACGCGCTGACCGAGGCCGACCGCGACGATCCGGCGCTGATCGTCGATTTCGCCACCCTCACCGGGGCGGCGCGCGTGGCGCTGGGGCCGGAGCTGCCGGCGCTCTTCTCCAACCATGACGAGACCGCCGACGCGCTGCTCAAGCTCGCGGTCGAGAACCAGGAGCCCTTCTGGCGGCTGCCGCTGCATCGGCCCTATCGGCGCATGCTCGACAGCAAGATCGCCGACATCAACAATGTCGGCGATGGCGGCTTCGCCGGCGCCATCACCGCGGCGCTCTTCCTCGCCGAGTTCGTGCGGCCGACCACGCCCTGGGTCCATTTCGATATCATGGCGGCCAACAGCCGCAACCGCCCCGGCCGGCCCGAGGGCGCCGACGCGATGGGCCTGCGCGCCGTCTATGCGCATATCGCGCATCTGGCCGCGGGAAGCGGGAATGCCAAGGGCGAGGCCCCGGCCTCGGCCCTGACGAGTGCCGTGCCGACGCCGGCGCGCAAGCCCGCGGCCGCGAAGCGGCGGGCCCCGGCGCGCCGGCGAGCGCGGCGCTGA
- a CDS encoding glutathione S-transferase family protein — MTDMTLYIANKNYSSWSLRPWLAMKQAGLGFREVLIPLDLPDTQTKIKAFSGSGKVPFLEHGAVRIWESLAICEYAAEIGPRARLWPEDPVVRAHARAVATEMHGGFAELRRNMPMDIRSRWPERNRQSHCAADIERVVALWREARERFGKAGANGKGDFLYGGFTIADAMYAPVTTRFVTYGATLDPASMAYIEAVNSLPAMREWTEAARQEPWEITYPVFRQA, encoded by the coding sequence ATGACCGACATGACGCTCTATATCGCCAACAAGAACTACTCCTCCTGGTCGCTGCGGCCCTGGCTGGCGATGAAGCAGGCGGGCCTGGGCTTCCGCGAGGTGCTGATTCCGCTCGACCTGCCCGATACGCAAACGAAAATCAAAGCCTTCTCCGGTTCCGGCAAGGTGCCGTTCCTGGAGCATGGGGCGGTCCGCATCTGGGAGTCCCTGGCGATCTGCGAATATGCGGCGGAGATCGGGCCCCGGGCGCGGCTCTGGCCGGAAGATCCCGTCGTGCGCGCCCATGCGCGGGCCGTCGCGACGGAGATGCATGGCGGCTTCGCCGAATTGCGCCGCAACATGCCGATGGATATCCGGAGCCGCTGGCCGGAGCGCAACCGCCAGTCCCACTGCGCCGCCGACATCGAGCGGGTCGTGGCGCTCTGGCGCGAGGCGCGCGAGCGCTTCGGCAAGGCCGGCGCCAACGGCAAGGGCGATTTCCTCTATGGCGGCTTCACCATCGCCGACGCGATGTATGCGCCGGTGACGACCCGCTTCGTCACCTATGGCGCCACCCTCGACCCGGCGTCCATGGCCTATATCGAGGCGGTCAACAGCCTGCCGGCGATGCGCGAATGGACCGAGGCCGCCCGGCAGGAGCCCTGGGAGATCACCTACCCGGTGTTCCGGCAGGCGTGA